In Chitinophagaceae bacterium C216, the genomic stretch TGGATTTACTACTACTTGCAAAGAACTGCTTAAAAAGCTCCCTTTTGTATATGAGTTGCATGAAGAGAAATTGGAAGAAGAAATGCACCACATAATTCGAAGAAGTTTATACGAGGATAAAGTAGATAGTTTGTGCTTTTTTACTAATAAAATAGCAATGGCGGGTCTTTCTGAAATTGCTGCGCTTGATGTGGAGGTACCGGGAACATTAGGTGTAGTGTGTTTTGACGAAGCCGAAGCGTATAAATTGTTCAAAACTCCGGTGAGTTATTTGAAGCAGCCCATCGAAACTATGAGTAAGGCTGCAGTGAGCTATTTGATTAATCGAATAGAACATCCTAAAGAAAAGCCATCTATAACAATTAAAGAATTTAAAGGGACGTTAGTTGTAAAAGAATCATCGTCAAAACGTAGTTTATCAATTGTAAAAAGAAAGAATCAACATTTGGTGCGGTCATAATGCGCCCATCATCACAAATATGAAAGTTATGCGAATCTTTTACGGTTGTTTGCTTTGCTTGTTATTTTTTTCCTGCATTCCTGAGGACAAAAAGATGCAGGCTAAAGCAATATTAAGCGATAGTACTGGAGCGTATGTTTCTAAAAAAGATTTATCAGGAACCGTTGTAGGGTATTGTACCCCTACCCTAGATGCACCCTTCTATGTGGCTTTGGAAAAATCGGTTCGGGAAAATGTGTTGCGTTATGGCATGCAATATCTGGCTACGGATGGACAAGGAGATATCAATAAGCAGGTGCTTGCTGTGGAAGATCTTTTATCCAAAGGCATTCACGTACTTATATTGAATCCGCTAGACCCTAAAGCGCTAGTACCCATCGTGAAGCGGGCACGTGAACAAGGTGTTTTGGTATTTATACTGGATAGCTTTATTGATGAAGAAGCGCCGTACATTTCCAGTGTATATGCCAATAACCAACTCAATGGCGAGTTATTGGGTGAATGGGTAGTGAACAATATTAAACAGGCTCATTTAAACATTGCTATCATAAGCGGTAACCAAGGCAACCCCGTAGGAAGGGAAAAAAGACTAGGTTTTGTAAGAGGTATAGCCGATGCGCAATTGCACAAAAACAACAGGGTGGAATTTACCATTGTCACGCAGGGTTGGGGTGGCTGGACCAATAATGGTGGTCTTAAAGCAATGGAAGATATTTTAGTAGCACATAAGAACATCAATGTATTGTTTGCTGAAAATGATGCCATGGCCATTGGTGCACTCAAGACGATTAAAGAGATGGGCATGCAAGGTAAAATTGCTCTAGTAGGATTGGATGGTCAGAAAGAAGCATACGAGCTCATTAAAAAAGGCGAATACAGTGTTACAGCGCAAAACAGTCCGGAAATACTAGGAGAAAACATGGTAACCATTGTAGCGCGTTATCTGAATGACGAACCTGGTATTAAACAAGTCAATTACACTCGGTCGGTAATTATTGACAAAAACAATGTGGACCAATTCTATAATCCTAACTCACTGTTTTAAACGATGATTGAGTTAAAAAGTATATCCAAATCATACGGCGGTGTACGTGCATTGGACGATGTGAGCCTTTCTGTAGAGTATGGTAAAATCCATGCATTACTGGGTGAAAACGGAGCCGGCAAGTCTACTTTAATGAAAATACTTTCCGGCGCTGTTGAAAAGGACGAGGGAAGCATCTTTATCGACGGCCAAGAGTGTGTGATTGATTCGCCACGTAAAGCGCGCGATTTGGGCATCGGTATTATTTATCAAGAATTTTCACTGGTACCGGAGCTTACCGCATCTGAAAATATTTTTTTAAACCAACTGGGAAAATCTTTTTGGATCAACTGGTCCAAGTTGCATCAGCAAGCAGCAAACTTAGTTGCCGATATCGGTTTTCAAATCGATGTAACAAAAAAAGTATCACAGCTTAGCGTTGCCGAACAACAAGTTGTAGAAATAGCAAAAGCTCTTACCAATGATTTAAAGCTGATTATTTTCGATGAGCCTTCGGATGTGCTGGGTCCGCATGAAGTGGCTATTTTGTACAAAGTACTCGAGCGCTTAAAGAAGAAAAATATTGCCATTATTTATATCTCGCATCATTTGCAGGAGATTTTGCAGATATCTGACACCATCACCGTTTTAAGAGATGGTAAATCTATTGCAACGGAAGCTAATAAAGATCTTAATAACGATAAGCTCATTGCCATGATGTTAGGCAAGGAGTTGTTACACACACATAGGAAAAGAGAATTACATAGCGATAAAGTTTCGGAATTTAAAGTTACCGGTATTAAACTGCCGATGGCAAAAAATGAAGTTTCGCTTACTGCAAAATCAGGGGAAATACTAGGTATTGCGGGACTTGTAGGCTCCGGACGAACCGAGCTGCTACGCGCGATTTATGGTGCCGATGTTGCAGAAGGTAAGCGCATATATATTGATGAAAGGCTTATTGCTA encodes the following:
- the rbsB gene encoding Ribose import binding protein RbsB; amino-acid sequence: MRIFYGCLLCLLFFSCIPEDKKMQAKAILSDSTGAYVSKKDLSGTVVGYCTPTLDAPFYVALEKSVRENVLRYGMQYLATDGQGDINKQVLAVEDLLSKGIHVLILNPLDPKALVPIVKRAREQGVLVFILDSFIDEEAPYISSVYANNQLNGELLGEWVVNNIKQAHLNIAIISGNQGNPVGREKRLGFVRGIADAQLHKNNRVEFTIVTQGWGGWTNNGGLKAMEDILVAHKNINVLFAENDAMAIGALKTIKEMGMQGKIALVGLDGQKEAYELIKKGEYSVTAQNSPEILGENMVTIVARYLNDEPGIKQVNYTRSVIIDKNNVDQFYNPNSLF
- the rbsA gene encoding Ribose import ATP-binding protein RbsA, whose amino-acid sequence is MIELKSISKSYGGVRALDDVSLSVEYGKIHALLGENGAGKSTLMKILSGAVEKDEGSIFIDGQECVIDSPRKARDLGIGIIYQEFSLVPELTASENIFLNQLGKSFWINWSKLHQQAANLVADIGFQIDVTKKVSQLSVAEQQVVEIAKALTNDLKLIIFDEPSDVLGPHEVAILYKVLERLKKKNIAIIYISHHLQEILQISDTITVLRDGKSIATEANKDLNNDKLIAMMLGKELLHTHRKRELHSDKVSEFKVTGIKLPMAKNEVSLTAKSGEILGIAGLVGSGRTELLRAIYGADVAEGKRIYIDERLIATTSPKVSVASGIGMVPEDRKKEGAIINQSIRNNISMTNYRSINKGWGFIDHKRELDNVRTLIDQLQIKCQSLDANIDSLSGGNQQKVILAKWMNSGADILLIDEPTRGVDVGARAQIYEILFDLANKGKTLIIVSSDLEELMTICDRIVVMKKGVITGEVQRRDFSEETLLRLAIEEKTYVNESRKN